GATAATGAAAGATATTTTGGGTTGTTGCAAGTTGAAGCAGTGAATGGTGAAGATCCAGACAAAGCGAGTGAAAGACTTCACTTCCCAGCACTTACTCCACTTTTTCCACAAGAAAAAATTATTCTTGAAACAACCCCTACTCACCTTTCTACTCGGATTATAGATTTATTATCTCCAGTTGGATTAGGTCAAAGAGGACTCATTGTAGCACCACCAAAAGCAGGGAAGACATTATTATTGAAGCAAATTGCCAATAGTATCTCAACCAACCGTCCCGATATGGAGTTATTTGTTTTGCTTGTAGATGAACGCCCGGAAGAAGTGACAGATATGCAGCGATCTGTGAAAGGTGAGGTAGTGGCATCCACGTTTGATGAATTACCGGAAAATCATATAAAAGTTGCAGAACTCGTTTTGGAGAGAGCTCTTAGATTAGTGGAGCACAAAAAAGATGTTGTTATTTTAATGGACAGCATCACTCGTTTAGCAAGAGCTTATAATTTGGTTATTCCTCCTTCTGGACGTACTTTATCAGGTGGTATTGATCCTGCAGCATTCCATAGACCTAAAAGATTTTTTGGTGCGGCTAGGAACGTAGAGGAGGGCGGAAGCCTTACTATTTTAGCTACAGCCCTCGTTGATACAGGATCACGCATGGATGATGTCATTTATGAGGAGTTTAAAGGAACAGGGAATATGGAACTTCATCTAGATCGTAAATTGGCTGAACGTCGTATTTTCCCAGCCATTGATATTCGCAGATCAGGTACAAGACGCGAGGAATTATTGGTACCTAAAGAAGAACTGGATAAAATATGGTTGCTTCGTAAAAATATGAATGATGCACCAGACTTTACTGATGCATTTTTAAAGAGATTATCCAACTCGAAAACCAATCAAGAGTTTTTATCTACCTTAGTAAAACCAGTTTCAAAACCAATTTCTACAAACAAAAGAAAAGTGTAACAATTATAACCGGCTTATTTGTATAAAGGTTGCAACATTAGAGTGAACGTGTTAGAATCTTTTATGTGTCAATTTAACTCTGGATTGCAAAATATTCAGGGCGGAAAGAGGGGTAATTACAATGAAAGAAGCAATTCATCCTAAATACGAACTAACTACAGTAACATGTGCTTGTGGAAATTCTTTTGAAGCAGGTTCTGTTAAGGAAAATCTTCGTGTTGAGATTTGTTCTAATTGTCATCCATTTTTCACTGGTAAGCAGAAGTTTGTTGATGCTGGTGGACGTGTGGATCGTTTCAAGAAAAAATATGGTCTATAAGAAAACAACCAGTAAAAATAGGAATCTTATTTTTACAGCATATAGAAACCTTCTTTGGTTATCATAATAACCAAGGGAGGTTTTTTTATGTGGAAAAAATGCTTTCTTTTATTAATGTCAGTTGTTGTTATGTGGATATTTACAGGATGTAACGCAGAGGATAATAATGTTCAAATGAAAAAATATGAAAACGATGGTTATTTAGGGCTTACTAAGTCACTGCCTAATATGCCAACAAATCCGACTTATCATAACTATAGGAAAGATACAGAACTCGTTAAACAATCTTTAAAAGGGATTGACGATGTTATTAACTCAACAGTTACAATTACA
The window above is part of the Chengkuizengella sp. SCS-71B genome. Proteins encoded here:
- the rho gene encoding transcription termination factor Rho, which codes for MDMNLAELEKLKLNDLYTLAKKFQIQYYSQMKKRELIFSILRAQAEQGGLMFMQGVLEVLPEGYGFLRPINYLPSKEDIYISASQIRKFDLRTGDLVSGKCRPPKDNERYFGLLQVEAVNGEDPDKASERLHFPALTPLFPQEKIILETTPTHLSTRIIDLLSPVGLGQRGLIVAPPKAGKTLLLKQIANSISTNRPDMELFVLLVDERPEEVTDMQRSVKGEVVASTFDELPENHIKVAELVLERALRLVEHKKDVVILMDSITRLARAYNLVIPPSGRTLSGGIDPAAFHRPKRFFGAARNVEEGGSLTILATALVDTGSRMDDVIYEEFKGTGNMELHLDRKLAERRIFPAIDIRRSGTRREELLVPKEELDKIWLLRKNMNDAPDFTDAFLKRLSNSKTNQEFLSTLVKPVSKPISTNKRKV
- the rpmE gene encoding 50S ribosomal protein L31, encoding MKEAIHPKYELTTVTCACGNSFEAGSVKENLRVEICSNCHPFFTGKQKFVDAGGRVDRFKKKYGL